Genomic DNA from bacterium:
ATAGACAAGCAGCTTCTTCAAACACGCGGAAATGATTGGTTGCGAAACGGTGCAACCGCAGGCGGAATTTTTGACAATCCCAATTGCCGATTAACAAAAGAAAACATTGACGATGCAATGCATAAGTTGAATCATTTTTACACACACAACAAACTTGTGGCTGAATTGGGTTTTGGATTTTGGCGTTACATGTTTGCTCCAAACCAATTTGCTGCGACCGGCAAAACGCTTCTTCAAATATTCCCGGCTAAGCCAACAAGCACAGCAGCTATTCAGTATAATCATACATTTGTATTTAATCAGTTAGCTCAAATAAACAATATGCGAAACCGCATCGCTCATCACGAACCTATTTGTTTTGTTCCAGGACAATCTGTAAAAGGAACAACTTATGCACGGCAACACTACGGACTGATTTTGCAATTATTTCAATGGATGAGTATCGACGAGGGAAAATTACTTTACGGAATTGACCACATTAACACAGTTTGTAATCAAATAGATGCCTTATAAAACAAGATGCAACTTGTAGAGAAAGAAACCCTGCCACCAAAACGGGTTTGGGGCGAAATGCTAAAATCAAGTGCAGTTTTTCAATTTAAATTTAGTACTTATTGATCCCTCAAGTTTGCGGGATGCTCCTAAATCCCCCACTGCGCAAGGCCGTGTCCGTTAACAAGGTGTTAAAGAAAAAGTAGAGTATGGTAACTTCACAAGACCGTTGCGAGGTTACAATCATTTGGTTTAATCTTAAAATGTCCAGTTTTTTTAATAATAAACTGGACAAATCGATTGCTTTTTATTATAATCATGCATAATGAAAGTAACTGATTATATATTATTTACCATTAATAGACTCCCAAAAGGATACGTATTCACCTATGCCGATTTTAAAAAAGAGGTTGGTCAAAAAGAAGCAATCATAAAAGCCCTGAACCGTATGGCGGCTTCGGGCAAAATTGCCAAACTTTCCAAAGGAAAATATTACAAGCCCGAAAGCACCCCATTTGGCAATCTTCAGCCCAATCAGTCACAAGTAGTAAAAGATTTGTTGGAAGAAAATGGAAAAGTAACCGGGTATCTCACCGGCTATAGCATTTATAACCGATTGGGCCTAACCACACAGGTAAGCAACGTCATACAGATAGGTAAAAATCAAGTTCGCCCCCGTTTTAAAAGAGAACTCTATACTATTGCTTTTATAAAGCAAAAAAACACCATCACCAAAGAAAATGTCCCATTGTTGCAGTTACTTGATGCTATCCGGTACATCAAAAAAATACCGGATGCCAATATAGAAACATCCTGTAAACGATTTTTGGCAATCATCAAAAACTTTACGGACAAAGAAATCAATACCCTGGTTCGGTTAGCATTAAAATATCCACCCGCTACAAGGGCCCTATTAGGTGCATTATTGGAACAATTGCGAAAAGGCAACACGGCTGAATCACTTTTCAATTCATTGAACCCGATTACTAAGTATAAACTAATCGGTGCAGCGAAAGTGTTAACCACCGCTGAAAAATGGAATATCAAATGAAGCTGCACCACGACATGAAATTCACAGAAGAAGAATCAAAAAGGGCATTTACCGAGTTGTTGGGGCATTACGAACCTGACACACAATCAATAATAAAAAAATGAGAAGCACCGGCTATAACACAAGTTTTGCATCAAACAGAATGACACTTAAACTTGAATTTTGACCCCATGTTATGAAGAAGTCTGAAAAAATTGATAGCATACAACCCTGAACCGTTTTAGAATCCATTATATTCGTAAATGACTACACTCAAGCATGCCATGTCTCATCACCTCCTGCTCACTAATATCGCCAAACACATCACACTGACATCGGAAGAAAGTGCGTTTTTTGTGTCGCTGCTGTCGGAAAAATCTCTGACAAAAGGCGCGTACCTGCTGCGCGAAGGGCAGATTTGCAGGCATCAGTCGTTTGTCGCCAAAGGATGCCTGAAAACATTTTATATGAATGAAAACGGGTCCGAACATATCATTGATTTTTTGATCGAATCGTGGTGGGCGGACGACCTCTACAGTTTGTTTACCCAAACCGAAGCGACCTACAATATCCAGGCCATCGAAGACACGGATGTTTTGCAAATCAGCCGGGATAACCTGGAACAGCTGTATAAAAAAATTCCGAAATTTGAACGCTTTTTCAGGATACTTTTTCAAAACGCCTATGTTGCTCAGCGCGAACAAATCAATGCCAACCTCTCCACCGATGCGGAAGAGCGTTATAGACTGTTTTTACGAAAAAAACCGTACGCCGAAACACGCTTTCCCCAAAAAGATATCGCCTCCTATCTCGGTATCACACCCCAGTTTTTTAGCGCCATGAAGAAAAAAATGCGCCGCGTTAATGTAGATTAATTCATCCTCCGCCTTTCATGTTTATCTTTATCGGTAACCCCCTATGAAAGAAAGGATGAACAATGATCAACGCGTATCTCGCCCATGCCGAAAAAACCACGCTTGCACTATTTGATGCCGTCGTAAACCAAAACCTCATTGTTCCCGGCAAATCGGAATCCCAATTGGTACAGGATATCAGCAATTTAGCCGAATCCAAAGGTATCGTTTATCATTGGCACAAAAAAATCGTACGGGCCGGACAAAACACGGTCTGTGCCTATCCTGAAAATCCCCCGGATACCGTCATCCGTGATAACGACATTGTCATATTGGATTTTGGTCCGATCGTGGACGGGTACGAAGCGGATCTGGGCCGAACCTACGTACTCGGCAATGACCCGATCAAAGTACAAATACAACGCGACGTCGAAAAAGCATGGTACGAAGTTCAAAATTGGTATAAGCGCTATACCAAACTGAAAGCATCGGATCTCTATCACTACGCCGTTCACAAAGCCGAAGAATACGGATACGCATTCGGCGGTGAAATAGCGGGCCATATCGTTGGCAAATTTCCGCACGAACAGCCTGCCGATCCCAAAAGCCTTGAACTGGACATTCACCCGTCCAATCATAACGACATGTTTTTAACGGATGCCAAAGGAAACCCGCGCCATTGGATTTTGGAATTACTGTTTATTGATAAAAAACATCGCATCGGCGGCTATTTCGAACAACGGCTATAACACCATCCATCGGAGTTTTATGAAAAATCTCACGCCGAAAGATCGGCCTGCACTTCTATTAGTTGACCTTCAAAAAGGTTTTGACACGATTTCTTATTGGGGCAATGAAAGAAACAATCCGGGCGCCGAAGAGAATTGCCGTTCGTTGCTGGAATTATGGCGCAGCAAAGATCTGCCCGTCGTGCATGTACAGCACTGCTCGGCCAACCCGAATTCTCTTTTGGCCGACACCCATCCGGGAAACGCCTTCAAAGACATCGTTCAGCCTTTGCCATGGGAAACCGTAATCCAAAAAAATGTGAACAGCGCTTTTATCGGTACCACACTTCAAAAACATCTCACTGTCAATTCTATTTCCAAGCTGGTCATCGTCGGGCTCACCACCGATCACTGTATATCCACGACGACGCGGATGGCCGGAAACTATGGATACGATGTATTCCTTGTCTCCGATGCCACGGCGACATTTGACAAAACCGGTATGGACGGAAAAAATTATTCGGCCGAACTAATTCATCAGACGGCGCTGGCCAGTCTTCATGGTGAATTTGCAACCGTGTTTCCGATGAAAACTTTATTACAAAATTTTTCTTAAAAAATATTGATCGCGGCCGATAGCATCGGACGCCATAAACTAACCGGATTTTTATCATGAAAACACTTGGACTGATTTTACTTTTGTCGCTTGTGAATTTAAGCGCTTGCAAAACCGATACGCCACACCCCTACAGATCGCTGGCGCAAGAGGCGGATACCACGCGTCGGCCGGGCGATGATTTTTTTTCGTATGCCAACGGAAAATGGATCGCATCCACCGTTATGCCGGAGGGCAAAGAGCGCTGGAATGCCCGTCATGAAATAACAGGGCTTACCAAAAAGCAGGTAGCTAAAATTTTCGAAGAAGCACAGACGGCGCCTCACGGAACAAATGCACGTAAAGTGGCCGATTTTCGTGCAGCCTACATGAATGAATCAGCCATCCAGGCGGCCGGTATCACACCGATCAAACCCCTGCTGGATGAAATTGATCCCATAACCGATAAAACAGCGTTGGTCAAATTACTCGGTCGCAGGCTCCGTGCCGATGCCGATTGGTTTACTTATCGTTCTACGGGATTGTTGGGTTTGTCTGTGGAAGTAGGATATTTCGGCGAAAAAACCTACGTGCCTTTTTTAATGCAGGGCGGCCTTGGACTGGAAGAGCGTTCATATTACCTCAGCGAGGACGCGGCTAATAAAAAAATCAGAGCAACCTATCAGAACTATATTTCTCAGCAATTCAAACAAGCCGGATTGAGCCATCCCGAACGGCGTGCACAGTCGGTACTTGGTATCGAAACCTTATTAGCCAAAACCCATGCGAGCGATGAATTTTCCAACAATGACCGCAACGGTTCGCATCGCTGGTCGCGCACCGACTTTGAACGACGGGCTCCGGGTATGGATTGGTCCGTATTTTTTGAAGAGGCCGGTCTGAAGCATCAGGAATCGTTCGTAGTTTGGCAACCGGACGCGATCACCGGATTGGCTTCGCTTATCGCCGCACAGCCCGTGGAAGTGTGGAAGGATTATCTGAGGTTTCAAGCAATCCATGCGTACGCCGATGTATTACCTTCGGCTTTCGCGGAAGCGGGGCTGGTATTGCGCTCGTCGATACAAGACGCGCCTTCCCCTGCCCGTTCACAACGTGCGCTCGATGCGACACAGAAATTTTTGGGTGAAGCCGTCGGCCGGTTATATGTAGAACGTTATTTTCCCGCTTCCCAAAAAGCCCGTGTACAAGCGATCGCGACGAACGTCATCGCTTCGCTCCGCGAACGGGTCAAAACCGTGTCGTGGATGTCCGACGAAAGCAAAATACAAGCCATGGTAAAACTTCAGACATTGTACTTTGGTCTCGGTTACCCCAATGTATGGCAAGATTATTCGGATCTGAATATAGACCCTGCCAATCCCGTAAAAAATTTACAAAACATCGCCGATCGCAACTATCGCCGCGCTTTGGCACGGCTTGGAAAACCGCCGGATACCACCGAATGGGCGATGACACCCCATACCGCGGGCGCTCTGCTTTTATTCCAATACAACGCCTGCAATTTTGCTGCCGCCTTACTACAAGCGCCCAAGTTTGATTCCACATTATCGGAGGCGGCCAACTATGGCGCTATCGGCGCTATTGTCGGTCACGAATCAAGCCACTTTATTGATCCTTTGGGAGCCGAATGGAATGCTGAAAGAGAACTAAAGCATTGGTGGACACCCGACGATATGAAAAAGTTTCAATCGGCCGCCAAACCGCTGGTAGAGCAGTTTTCCGGTTATCGCCCGTTTGATGATCTCGCCGTTAACGGTGAGTTTACCCGATCGGAAAATATCGCCGACCTTGCGGGACTTGCCGCCGCTTTTGATGCGTATCGAAAAACCTTAGGGGATAAAATTCAAAATCAGGACTATGTACGCCAACAGGATCGTGAGTTTTTTATCGGTTTTGCACAGAGCTGGCGCAGCAAAACCACCGAAAAAGGCCTGCGCGTACAAATCGCGACGGATCATCACGCACCGGAACAGTACCGCATCGCTATTGTACGCAATCTCGACGCGTGGTATGACGCATTTGATGTCAAACCCGGCGATAAACTGTACCTAACACCGGAATCACGCGTACGCATCTGGTAATGGAAAATTATAGAATATGACGGCAGGTTTTTGATATATTGGTGTGCATTATTCATCGCGTTTATCACGCTAATTATCTCAGGAGAATATCATGCTATTTATATTGGGAGTACTTGCCGTCATGGGTACTAATGATTTTGATGCTTATTTTACCGGCCAGACGATGCGGTTTGACTATTATCACAGCGGCACGGCCAAAGAAGAACATATCAGTCCCGACGAATACCGCATCGAAGGCGTGTGGCCGGGCAGTAAAACGGTGTTATTAGATGAAACCGGTCTCGGCAAATATTTGTTTGAAGTGAGTGATGTTGCATCCGGAAAATTGCTTTATTCACGTGGTTTTGCGAGCATCTACGGCGAATGGGAAACAACCGGCGAAGCGGCCAAGGGCGTGTGGCGCTCATTTCACGAATCGCAGCGTTTTCCCGAACCCAAAAATACGGTCAAATTAACACTCAAAAAACGCGGCGCTGATAATCGTTTTGCGTCGTTTTATGAAACAACCATTGACCCCAAAAGCCGGTTCGTCAATCGTGCGCCCGCCGTTAAGAACGGCGAAGTGTGGAGCGTTTTTGAAAACGGCGACCCTTCGCAAAAGGTGGATCTGCTGATTCTCAGCGACGGTTACACGGCCGGCGAAAAGAATAAATTTCACGCCGACGTCGAACGTTTGGTCAAAGTGATGTTTGAAACCGAACCCTTCAAATCCCGCAAAAAAGATTTTAATGTTCGTGCGATGGATGTGGCTTCTGCCCAATCCGGTATCAGTAACCCGCGCAAAGATATTTGGCGTAAATCGGCGCTCGGTTTGAGTTTCAATTCGTTTGACTCCGATCGTTATGTACTGACGTATGAAAATAAAAATCTTCGTGAAACGGCCGCCAATGCACCCTACGATGCATTGATCCTTTTGGCCAATGATCGCAAATACGGCGGCGGCGGTATTTTTAATCTGTGGGCGACGGTCACGGCCGATGCGGAACCGGCGGCGTATGTTTTTGTACACGAATTCGGCCATTCTTTTGCGGGTCTCGGCGATGAATATTATACCTCACCCGTTTCGTATGAAAACTTTACCGCGCCGAGTACCGAACCTTCCGAGCCGAATATTACCGCTTTGCTCGATCCGAAAAATCTCAAGTGGAAACATCTTGTATCTAAAGACACCCCTTTGCCGACACCGTGGAATAAAACCGCGTACGATACGTATGAAATCGAGATGCAAAAAAAACGCGCTAAACTAATCGAGGAAAAAGCGTCCGAAGAAACGATGGAAGCGCTCTTTAGAGAAGTAAAAACCAAAACGACGCCGATGCTTAATACGGACAAATATTTCGGAAAAGTGGGCGCTTTTGAAGGCGCAGGTTACGAAGCCAAAGGTTTATATCGCCCGGAATTAGACTGCATCATGTTCACACGCAATAATGTTCCTTTTTGTAAAGTATGTCACGAAGCGATCGAGCGAATTATAGATCTGTATGCCAAATAAGAAAGAGTTTATTCAAACCTTAGTCATTCATACGTCGCCGGAAAATATCTGGCGCGTATGGATGGCTGTAGACGAGTGGCCCCTCTGGACCGACACGATCCTATCCATAAAAAAACTATCGCCCGGTTCTTTACAAACAGATAGCCGGGTCCTCATCGAGCAACCTAAACTTGCCAAAGCGGTTTGGAAGGTTACCGAATTTGAACCCGTGAAACAATTTACGTGGAGCAAAACAAATTTGCTTCTGCGTATCGACGCGATTCACGCTTTAGAATCAACTTCCGGCGGATGTATTGTCACATTGGTTATCAAATTCTCCGGTCTTTTTGCTAATCTGATTAACAAAAAAACCTGCGCTTTGGTTGATTCGTATCTGGTAAGGGAATCACAAAATTTGAAACAATTCTGTGAAAACAAATTTTCTAACGGCGCTGCATCCTAAAATACTGTACGCGGCGCTGATACTCTCTTCACTGATCGGTTACCTCGAATGGGGTAACGGTAACCACACTTTTCTCGTGCAAGCAGAGTTTGATATCATCCGCAAGTTTTTCACACATAGCGACTCGATCGTCCATCCGATGATAGCGTTACCTTTAGCGGGGCAGATGTTATTGGTTTTCAGTCTGTTTCAGAATAGACCGCACCCGGTCGTTGTTTTAACCGGCCTACTGGGGTTAGGCGCTTTGCTGTGGTTTATATTTTTGATTGGTTTGATTTCTCTCAATCTAAAAATAACCTTCGCTGCACTTCCTTTTCTGATCGTCAGTATCATTGTTTTGTATTCGATGCGTAAAGGCGGGAAATGACGTTGAGAGATCGTAGTAAAAAACTTCGCTACGTGAAATTTTACGATGCGTTGGAAAACGGTGGCACTATATCAAAAACCCATCACTTCGACATTGACGGTTTCGACGCTGTCTATTTTCGATCCTAGAAACATTTCGCCCACACGCATAAAGTTCTTAGGAAGATCCGTCACATAAAAGCGGTGGTAGGGCTTTTGTCCGGATGTGTTAAGCAGTTTTTTTTCATCTAATATCTGTCGGGTTCTTTTGGCTGTTTCGACACCGCTGTCAATCAAAGTGACCGGTCGGCGCATGATCGTATTCATCGCCTCTTGTATCGCACCGCTCAATATCGGATAATGCGTACACCCCATGACGAGCGTATCAATGTCTTTATCGGAAAAAACATTCAAATACTCCGCAGCAATGCGTTGTGTCACATCATGACGAAGCCACCCTTCTTCGGCCAGCGGTACAAATAACGAACACGGCTGAGAAAACACCTCACATTGGGCATCCAATGTGTGAATGGTTTTTTTATACGTTTGCGAATTGACCGTAGTATGCGTTCCGATAACACCGATTTTTTTTCGCAGACTTTTTCGCACGGCCGCTTCCGACCCCGGAACGATCACGCCGATGACGGGTATTTTGAACATATTGGATAAAAAGTCGAGTGCTACGGCACTGGCCGTATTGCATGCGATGATGATCATTTTGACATTATGCTCAAGCAAAAAAAGGCAACTTTGCAACGTAAACGATTTGATCGTACGATCGGATTTGGTTCCGTAGGGTACGCGCGCCGTATCACCGAGATAAATAATACGTTCATGCGGCAGTTGGTTCATTACCTCTTTGACGACAGTAAGTCCGCCGATGCCCGAATCGAAAATTCCAATCGGTTGTTCCGAAGCCGGGGGCGCCGATTGGATGGCAGGTACAACCGAAGGTTCCGGTGTTTGTGAACGCATCATATATTTTCTTTCGCTTCCTGGATGTTCAGTTCCAGCTCTTTGAGCTTTTGCTGAAGATATTGCCGTTTCATACCGAGTTTGTTCGCTGTTTGCGATATGTTCCAGTTATTCATGCGAACCGCTTCCATAAAAAATTCGCGCTCAAACGTCTGTACGACACGATGCTTGGCATCCTGAAAATTAATATCGCCTTTTTCCAGCATATCGCGTACGCCCAGTGTCGTCGGTCGTCCTCCGCCGATGATCTCAGATGGCAAAATGTCGCGCCGGATTTCTTCTTCAGTACTAAGCACGACACAACGCTCTACCACGTTGATCAATTCGCGTACATTGCCGGGCCACTCGTATTCGAGCATCGCTTTGAGCGCGTCCTGCGAAAAACGCGTCACCTGCGCTTTATGTTTTTGTGCAAACATCACAAGGTAATGATTCACCAAAAGATGAATATCCTCCGAGCGGGACCGCAGCGGCGGCAATTCGATCTCAACAACATTGATACGATAATACAAATCTTCGCGAAACTGACCGTCGCGGATAAATCGCGCCAGGTCGCGGTGCGTTGCGCTCAGAATGCGTACATCCACGCTGATGGATTCGGTACCGCCGACGCGTTCAAACTTTCGCTCCTGGATGACACGCAAAACTTTGGCCTGCGTTTCAAGCGACATATCGCCGATTTCATCCAAAAACAACGTGCCGCCATCGGCCAATTCAAACCGCCCTTGTTTGGAAGATATGGCGCCGGTAAATGCGCCTTTTTCGTAACCGAAAAGTTCCGACTCGATAAGCTCTTTGGGCAGTGCGGCGCAATTGATCGAAATAAAAGGGCCGTTACGACGATCGCTTTTTTCATGTATCGTGCGGGCGACTAACTCTTTTCCGGTGCCGCTTTCGCCGCGTATCAGTACCGTTATATTATTTCGGCTTACCCGTTCCAGTAAATCATACACCTGACGCATGGGTTTGCTGCTGCCGACAAATTGCCCGAAACCTTTGGCTTCTTTGAGCTCGGCACGTAATCGTTCGTTTTCATGCACGACGGCGATTTGTTGTGCCGCATGCGATACGAGCGCTCGCAATTCTTCGATATCGTAGGGTTTGGCCAAATAATTAAACGCACCGGATTTGATAGCCTCGACGGCAAGACGTTCCGATCCGTGCGCCGTGATCACGATGACAAAACAATGCGGTGTACGTTCTTTTATTTTTTTCAGCAAATCCATGCCGTTCATGCCGGCCATGGATACATCCGTAATGACGATATCAAAGGGATTATTGGCCATGAGATTGAGCGCCGATAATCCGTCGTCGGCTTCCGATAATTTGTAACCTTCGGGTTTGAGCGCTTTGAGCATACCATAACGCGCCGCTTTTTCATCATCCACGACGAGAATGCGAATATGCGATGTGTGCTCTTGAGAAGATTCGACCGGTATGTCACTCATGATCGGGATGTACTTTCGCTGGGAATATACACTTCAAACGACGTTCCTACCTGGAGTTCGCTGCGTAAAACGAGACGACCTCCGAGTGCTTGTATTTTATTTTTAACTATAGCGAGACCCAAACCGGTACCTTCGCTTTTGGTTGTAAAAAATGGTTTAAAAATTTCGCCCAAGCGTTCCGGCGGAATACCGTGCCCCGTATCCGTTATGGCGATTCGTAAACATTTTGTTTTACCGGCTTCGGGCGGAAGTATGATTTCCGTACCGGGATCTTTTTTAATCGCTTCTATTTTTTTTGCTGTGACGGCTTCAGCGCTCCATTCCGTCCAACCAGCCGACGGATCGTCGGGATAAAGTTTGTCAAAAACGCCGACTTCCGTTTCCGCTCCGCCGATAAAATAGTTGGCGTCCATTTGTACGTACGCGCCATGGATCATCAGACGTCCGCCTTCGGGCATGGATTGGATCGCGTTGATAATAAGGTTAAATATGATTTCTTTCAAGTCGCCTTGGCGTGAGCGAATGACGAGCGGTGCATGGTCATAACGCGTAAAAATGCGGATATTGCGAACCCGCGTTTCCTGACGTGAGATCGTAAGGATGGCATCTATAATTTTGATAATATCAATACGATCCATGCCCGAACTGTCGCTTCGTGCAAAACGCAGAAGCTGATTGACAACGGATGACAAGCGATCAATTTCTTCGTTAATAATTTCCAAATCCTGGATCGCTTCCGTGTCGGTGTTTTCCTTTTTTTTCTGATCGTGCATAGATTGCACGATACTTTTGATGGAGCTCAGCGGATTTTTCACTTCGTGCGCAATACTGGTGGACAACATACCCAGCGACGTCAGTTTGTCCGCTTCAAACATTTTGGATTCGAGTTCGATACGACGTTGGAGAAGCTGTATGTTTTCGATAGAAATCGCAACCTGACTCGCTACTGTAAGTAATAATTCTTTTTCTTCGAATTCAAAATCCTCATTGCTCTTCTTTTTTCCGATCGCCAAGATCCCTACCAGTTCGTTATCCAAAACAATCCCGAGATAAATTTGATACGGCACTTCGGCACTGCGAAGGTGAAAAATGTTCATCTTCCGCGCATCATACAGACCGTTTCCTTTTTGAATATGGCGCGTAATCTTTTCAAGATTAAACGTTTTGATATCACCGTATGCATGCACGATACTGTATAGCGTTCGCTCTCCGGATACGGTTTTATTCAACGTGTATAGCCCGACTTCTTCGACATGCAGTGCATCCACGATACCGGCACGAACAGCTTTTGTCAATTCGGCGAGATTGGCGGCGCTGACGATATGCTCCGTGATCTTACGAATCAACGATTGGAAATACGATTTTTCATGCAACGCAAATTGTCCCGCGATGCGGCGTACAAGGTATTTGGTCGGTTCGTATATGAGAAACAACATGGATACAAGCACGATCTCAAGAAATTCGACGTTTAATTCAGGATTTTCCTCCGCCATTTTGCGAAGCGCTTTGGAGCTCATAATGAATACTACGAGAAAAACACCCGAAATGGTGATCAATAAAAACCGACGCCTTGCGACCGTCGAATAAAAAGGATATTTGTACAGCAGATACACCATCGCACCCGTCGGTATCAACGACGAAATCATAATCATGTTTTTGAGCGACCGATCCAGACGCACGTTGCCTGTACCGCCATAAAAATAGAAATACACCAAAAGCACGGAGATGACGATCGTGATGATAAGTTCGACGATAAAAAATTGTCGCCATTTTTCGTTGCGGCTGAGACGTATAATGCGTGACGATAAAAAACCGGAAACTAATAAACATACGATCAGCCAAAAAACATAAGGCGGTATAAAACTCATGCCCTCATCCAGAATGCGGCGACGTCCGTCAATGATCGTGTATTGGCTAAAATAAAGTATCGCCAAAATCGGCGCATACATAATGTAGGGAAACCAGGCTAATATACGTGAGCGGCGGTTGATCAGATTGAGCACGTATTCCAAAAACGACGCATGCAGATGCACGACGAGCGGCGGAAAAAACGCTATCGCATACAAAGAGATGTAACGGAGTTCGGAGTAAATCTCCAGCGCCGGGCGGCCAAATACTTGTTTGATGAGCATTCCGAGAAACTGAAATCCGTGCCAAAACGTAAGTATCGCCACGAATACCAGAAACACATATTCATGCTTCAGTTTATTCTGACGCTTGAGAGTCTCGGCAAACAGCACGCTATAAAGTATCGCGCCGACAAAAAAACCGAGCAGAACTATAAGATCGTAGCCTAACATAGTTTACCGAGTGCGTTGTATGGATTTACCATCGAGCCAAAACTGAACAGCGCCCCATTGGTCCGTTCGTAAGATCTGCGTACCGGCATTGCGCCAGGCATTTACGGTTTCCAAATCAGGGTGACCGAATTTATTTCCTTCTCCGCAAGATATTACCGCGTACGCCGGAGACGCGGCTTGGATCAATTTTGCCGTCGTACCGTTGGAAGAACCGTGATGTGCGATTTTGACAATATCGGCCTTTATCACCATCCCGGAATCGGACAACGCATCCCACGTTTCGGTCTCTGCATCCCCGCTAAATAAAATCCGATTTTCGCCGTATTCCAAAACAAATACAAGCGACGTATTATTGATATCATACGGCGGCGGCTCATCGCTTCGCACGAACGATACCCCGGGATGCAGTATACGTATTCGCGTCTCCGGACCAAAGGTAACAACCCGGTCCTTTTGCAAAACTTGATAATCTATAGATTTTTCAGCAATGGTATTCAAAATATTTTTATAAATCGCCGACGGATAATATTGACCCGGATCAAAAACCCGTTTTACA
This window encodes:
- a CDS encoding aminopeptidase P family protein, which gives rise to MINAYLAHAEKTTLALFDAVVNQNLIVPGKSESQLVQDISNLAESKGIVYHWHKKIVRAGQNTVCAYPENPPDTVIRDNDIVILDFGPIVDGYEADLGRTYVLGNDPIKVQIQRDVEKAWYEVQNWYKRYTKLKASDLYHYAVHKAEEYGYAFGGEIAGHIVGKFPHEQPADPKSLELDIHPSNHNDMFLTDAKGNPRHWILELLFIDKKHRIGGYFEQRL
- a CDS encoding glutamate racemase, coding for MRSQTPEPSVVPAIQSAPPASEQPIGIFDSGIGGLTVVKEVMNQLPHERIIYLGDTARVPYGTKSDRTIKSFTLQSCLFLLEHNVKMIIIACNTASAVALDFLSNMFKIPVIGVIVPGSEAAVRKSLRKKIGVIGTHTTVNSQTYKKTIHTLDAQCEVFSQPCSLFVPLAEEGWLRHDVTQRIAAEYLNVFSDKDIDTLVMGCTHYPILSGAIQEAMNTIMRRPVTLIDSGVETAKRTRQILDEKKLLNTSGQKPYHRFYVTDLPKNFMRVGEMFLGSKIDSVETVNVEVMGF
- a CDS encoding cysteine hydrolase, whose amino-acid sequence is MKNLTPKDRPALLLVDLQKGFDTISYWGNERNNPGAEENCRSLLELWRSKDLPVVHVQHCSANPNSLLADTHPGNAFKDIVQPLPWETVIQKNVNSAFIGTTLQKHLTVNSISKLVIVGLTTDHCISTTTRMAGNYGYDVFLVSDATATFDKTGMDGKNYSAELIHQTALASLHGEFATVFPMKTLLQNFS
- a CDS encoding peptidase M64 is translated as MLFILGVLAVMGTNDFDAYFTGQTMRFDYYHSGTAKEEHISPDEYRIEGVWPGSKTVLLDETGLGKYLFEVSDVASGKLLYSRGFASIYGEWETTGEAAKGVWRSFHESQRFPEPKNTVKLTLKKRGADNRFASFYETTIDPKSRFVNRAPAVKNGEVWSVFENGDPSQKVDLLILSDGYTAGEKNKFHADVERLVKVMFETEPFKSRKKDFNVRAMDVASAQSGISNPRKDIWRKSALGLSFNSFDSDRYVLTYENKNLRETAANAPYDALILLANDRKYGGGGIFNLWATVTADAEPAAYVFVHEFGHSFAGLGDEYYTSPVSYENFTAPSTEPSEPNITALLDPKNLKWKHLVSKDTPLPTPWNKTAYDTYEIEMQKKRAKLIEEKASEETMEALFREVKTKTTPMLNTDKYFGKVGAFEGAGYEAKGLYRPELDCIMFTRNNVPFCKVCHEAIERIIDLYAK
- a CDS encoding Crp/Fnr family transcriptional regulator → MSHHLLLTNIAKHITLTSEESAFFVSLLSEKSLTKGAYLLREGQICRHQSFVAKGCLKTFYMNENGSEHIIDFLIESWWADDLYSLFTQTEATYNIQAIEDTDVLQISRDNLEQLYKKIPKFERFFRILFQNAYVAQREQINANLSTDAEERYRLFLRKKPYAETRFPQKDIASYLGITPQFFSAMKKKMRRVNVD
- a CDS encoding Abi family protein, encoding MKFQDFERIMTTARLSRYQAACGGNSKRAMTLYRKNLQLSQELFTVISCFEIALRNAIDKQLLQTRGNDWLRNGATAGGIFDNPNCRLTKENIDDAMHKLNHFYTHNKLVAELGFGFWRYMFAPNQFAATGKTLLQIFPAKPTSTAAIQYNHTFVFNQLAQINNMRNRIAHHEPICFVPGQSVKGTTYARQHYGLILQLFQWMSIDEGKLLYGIDHINTVCNQIDAL
- a CDS encoding M13 family metallopeptidase, which produces MKTLGLILLLSLVNLSACKTDTPHPYRSLAQEADTTRRPGDDFFSYANGKWIASTVMPEGKERWNARHEITGLTKKQVAKIFEEAQTAPHGTNARKVADFRAAYMNESAIQAAGITPIKPLLDEIDPITDKTALVKLLGRRLRADADWFTYRSTGLLGLSVEVGYFGEKTYVPFLMQGGLGLEERSYYLSEDAANKKIRATYQNYISQQFKQAGLSHPERRAQSVLGIETLLAKTHASDEFSNNDRNGSHRWSRTDFERRAPGMDWSVFFEEAGLKHQESFVVWQPDAITGLASLIAAQPVEVWKDYLRFQAIHAYADVLPSAFAEAGLVLRSSIQDAPSPARSQRALDATQKFLGEAVGRLYVERYFPASQKARVQAIATNVIASLRERVKTVSWMSDESKIQAMVKLQTLYFGLGYPNVWQDYSDLNIDPANPVKNLQNIADRNYRRALARLGKPPDTTEWAMTPHTAGALLLFQYNACNFAAALLQAPKFDSTLSEAANYGAIGAIVGHESSHFIDPLGAEWNAERELKHWWTPDDMKKFQSAAKPLVEQFSGYRPFDDLAVNGEFTRSENIADLAGLAAAFDAYRKTLGDKIQNQDYVRQQDREFFIGFAQSWRSKTTEKGLRVQIATDHHAPEQYRIAIVRNLDAWYDAFDVKPGDKLYLTPESRVRIW